A window of Tursiops truncatus isolate mTurTru1 chromosome 8, mTurTru1.mat.Y, whole genome shotgun sequence contains these coding sequences:
- the B4GALNT4 gene encoding N-acetyl-beta-glucosaminyl-glycoprotein 4-beta-N-acetylgalactosaminyltransferase 1 isoform X1 produces the protein MPWFPVKKIRKQIKLLLLLLLLTCAAWLTYVHLSLVRQGRALRQRLGYGRDGEKLSGVTDGRGIRAALSTQRAEDSSESREEERVPEGRDPDALFPWGAGRPLSLNLTRQAPSWREEYKGQVNLHVFEDWCGGAVGHLRRNLHFPLFPHTRTTVKKLAVSPKWKNYGLRIFGFIHPARDGDVQFSVASDDNSEFWLSPTESPAGAQLVAFVGKTGSEWTAPGEFTKFSSQVSKPRRLMASRRYYFELLHKQDDRGSDHVEVGWRAFLPGLKFEVIGSAHISLYTDESALKMDHVAHVPQSPASHVGGRLLQEEPRADMLRPDPRDTFFLTPRVEPWSLENVLEPCTYAPTYVVKDFPIARYQGLQFVYLSFVYPNDHTRLTHMETDNKCFYRESPLYLERFGFYKYMKMDREEGEEDEEEEVQRRAFLFLNPDDFLDDEDDGELLDGPEPTEAPGTQGGRRLAAPTEAPATPALPTPPAPVGRPTPRRSRALSWAVRPLPLFWGRAPPPRPAAAAERPPKVYVTRVRPGLRVPPQAPAPLSPRGPPRPPFPGVFLRPRPLPRVQLRARPRPPRARGRRTGGPQAAKLRPPAPAPTTQGSREGQAREPGLTAPTTDSNYSSEAQPVTSFLSLSQVPGENEEEEEGDDEEGAQGEEAALEDSEEKAGAVRGRWQEDAVNWQRTFSVGSVDFEVLRSDWNDLRCNVSGNLQLQEAEAVDVVAQYMERLNARHGGRYALLRIVNVEKRRDSARGSRFLLELELQERGGRRLRLSEYVFLRLPRVRAGDTDGDGESPEPAPAVSPAASVHPDGRPELCRPLRLAWRQDVMVHFIVPVKNQARWVVQFLADMAALHIRTGDSRFSVILVDFESDDMDVERALRAAPLPRYQYLRRSGNFERSAGLQAGVAAVEDASSIVFLCDLHIHFPPSILDGIRKHCVEGKLAFAPVVMRLGCGSSPGDPHGYWEVNGFGLFGIYKSDFDRVGGMNTEEFRDQWGGEDWELLDRQGWRWSGSECGTSTTTSTPSAGCGACTAARPPARRPLEDQRPSPPRLLSCRGSWRPGSEPGPWGPSGALPGAQPPPVPAPLWPPRLLPPLWPPPPRREAAVVAGGAWACPPRPVR, from the exons ATGCCGTGGTTCCCGGTGAAGAAGATCCGCAAACAGATCAAGCTGCTGCTTTTGCTGCTGCTGCTCACCTGCGCCGCGTGGCTCACGTACGTGCACCTGAGCCTGGTGCGCCAGGGCCGCGCGCTGCGCCAGCGGCTGGGCTACGGGCGAG ATGGTGAGAAGCTGAGCGGTGTGACAGATGGCCGGGGCATCCGGGCTGCACTGTCCACACAGAGGGCAGAGGACTCCAGCGAGAGCCGTGAGGAGGAGCGGGTG CCCGAAGGTCGGGACCCAGACGCGCTGTTTCCCTGGGGGGCTGGAAGGCCACTGTCGCTCAACCTCACCCGTCAGGCGCCCTCGTGGcgggaggag tacAAGGGGCAGGTGAACCTGCACGTGTTCGAGGACTGGTGCGGGGGCGCCGTGGGCCATCTGAGGAGGAACTTGCACTTCCCGCTCTTCCCTCAT ACTCGCACCACCGTGAAGAAGCTGGCTGTGTCCCCCAAGTGGAAGAACTACGGCCTCCGGATTTTCGGCTTCATCCACCCGGCGAGAGATG GAGATGTCCAGTTCTCCGTGGCTTCGGATGACAACTCTGAGTTCTGGCTGAGCCCAACCGAGAGCCCGGCGGGTGCCCAGCTGGTGGCCTTTGTGGGCAAG ACTGGTTCGGAGTGGACAGCACCTGGAGAATTCACCAAGTTCAGCTCCCAGGTGTCCAAGCCCAGGCG GCTCATGGCCTCCCGGAGGTACTACTTTGAGCTACTGCACAAGCAGGATGACCGCGGCTCGGACCACGTGGAAGTGGGC TGGCGAGCCTTCCTGCCGGGTCTGAAGTTCGAGGTCATAGGCTCTGCTCACATCTCCCTGTATACAG ATGAGTCAGCCCTGAAGATGGACCACGTGGCCCACGTGCCCCAGTCTCCAGCCAGCCACGTTGGGGGGCGCCTGCTGCAGGAGGAGCCCAGAGCTGACATGCTGCGGCCCGATCCCCGAGACACCTTCTTCCTCA CGCCTCGGGTGGAGCCCTGGAGTCTGGAGAATGTGCTGGAGCCCTGCACCTACGCCCCCACCTACGTCGTCAAGGACTTTCCCATCGCAAGATACCAGGGACTGCAGTTT GTGTACCTGTCCTTCGTTTATCCCAATGACCACACACGCCTGACTCACATGGAGACGGACAACAAGTGCTTCTACCGCGAGTCGCCGCTGTATCTGGAAAG gtTTGGGTTCTACAAATACATGAAGATGGAccgggaggagggggaggaagacgAAGAGGAGGAGGTGCAGCGCCGAGCCTTCCTCTTCCTCAACCCAGACG ACTTCCTGGACGACGAGGACGATGGGGAGCTGCTCGACGGTCCTGAGCCCACCGAGGCGCCCGGAACGCAGGGCGGCCGCCGGCTCGCGGCCCCCACCGAGGCCCCGGCCACTCCCGCCCTGCCAACGCCTCCCGCCCCCGTGGGCCGGCCGACCCCCCGGCGCTCACGGGCGCTGAGCTGGGCCGTCCGCCCCCTTCCCCTCTTCTGGGGACGCGCACCTCCCCCCCGCCCAGCAGCCGCGGCCGAGCGGCCCCCGAAGGTGTATGTCACGCGGGTGCGGCCGGGACTGCGGGTCCCGCCCCAGGCCCCGGCACCGCTCAGCCCACGCGGCCCTCCCCGGCCACCTTTCCCTGGCGTCTTCCTGCGCCCCAGACCCCTACCCAGGGTGCAGCTGCGCGCGCGCCCACGCCCACCCCGGGCTCGAGGCCGCAGGACCGGCGGCCCCCAGGCTGCAAAGCTGAGGCCCCCGGCCCCGGCGCCGACCACCCAGGGGAGCCGAGAGGGCCAGGCACGCGAGCCGGGACTCACGGCCCCCACCACGGACTCGAACTATTCGTCCGAAGCGCAGCCCGTGACCTCCTTCCTGAGCTTGTCCCAGGTGCCCGGggagaatgaggaagaggaggaaggggacgACGAGGAAGGGGCGCAGGGCGAAGAGGCTGCATTGGAGGACAGCGAAGAGAAGGCCGGCGCGGTGCGCGGCCGCTGGCAGGAGGACGCTGTCAACTGGCAGCGCACGTTCAGCGTGGGCAGCGTGGACTTCGAGGTGCTGCGCTCGGACTGGAACGACCTGCGCTGCAATGTGTCGGGGAATCTGCAGCTGCAGGAGGCCGAGGCCGTGGACGTGGTGGCTCAGTACATGGAGCGTCTCAACGCGCGCCATGGAGG GCGGTACGCTCTTCTGCGCATCGTGAACGTGGAGAAGCGCCGGGACTCGGCGCGGGGAAGCCGTTTCCTCCTGGAGCTGGAGCTCCAGGAGCGCGGTGGGCGCCGGCTGCGCCTGTCTGAGTACGTCTTCCTGCGCCTGCCCCGGGTACGTGCCGGCGACACAGATGGAGACGGGGAGAGTCCTGAGCCCGCTCCAGCTGTCTCCCCAGCCGCCTCCGTGCACCCCGACGGCCGCCCGGAGCTGTGCCGGCCACTGCGCCTGGCCTGGCGCCAGGATGTGATGGTGCACTTCATCGTGCCAG TGAAGAACCAGGCGCGCTGGGTGGTACAGTTCCTGGCAGACATGGCTGCGCTGCACATCCGTACAGGGGACTCTCGCTTCAGTGTCATCCTGGTGGACTTTGAGAGCGATGACATGGATGTGGAGAGGGCCCTCCGCGCGGCGCCACTGCCCAG atACCAATACCTAAGGCGAAGCGGGAACTTTGAGCGCTCCGCGGGGTTGCAAGCTGGAGTGGCCGCGGTGGAG GATGCCAGCAGCATCGTTTTCCTCTGCGACCTGCACATCCACTTCCCCCCCAGCATCCTGGATGGCATCCGCAAGCACTGCGTGGAGGGCAAGCTGGCCTTTGCGCCTGTGGTCATGCGGCTGGGCTGCGGGAGCTCGCCAGGGGACCCTCACG GTTACTGGGAGGTGAACGGCTTCGGCCTCTTCGGGATCTACAAGTCCGACTTCGACCGCGTTGGAGGCATGAACACCGAGGAGTTCCGGGACCAGTGGGGAGGCGAGGACTGGGAACTTTTGGACAG gcagggctggaggtggAGCGGCTCCGAGTGCGGAACTTCTACCACCACTTCCACTCCAAGCGCGGGATGTGGGGCGTGCACAGCCGCAAGGCCGCCCGCAAGGAGGCCCCTTGAGGACCAGCGACCCTCCCCGCCCCGGCTGCTGTCCTGCCGTGGCAGCTGGAGGCCAGGCTCTGAGCCTGGACCCTGGGGACCCAGCGGGGCTCTTCCGGGGGCACAGCCACCACCCGTGCCTGCCCCTCTCTGGCCCCCCAGGCTGCTGCCCCCTCTgtggccgccccccccccgcagAGAGGCGGCCGTCGTAGCCGGCGGGGCCTGGGCTTGCCCCCCACGCCCTGTGCGATGA
- the B4GALNT4 gene encoding N-acetyl-beta-glucosaminyl-glycoprotein 4-beta-N-acetylgalactosaminyltransferase 1 isoform X2: MPWFPVKKIRKQIKLLLLLLLLTCAAWLTYVHLSLVRQGRALRQRLGYGRDGEKLSGVTDGRGIRAALSTQRAEDSSESREEERVPEGRDPDALFPWGAGRPLSLNLTRQAPSWREETRTTVKKLAVSPKWKNYGLRIFGFIHPARDGDVQFSVASDDNSEFWLSPTESPAGAQLVAFVGKTGSEWTAPGEFTKFSSQVSKPRRLMASRRYYFELLHKQDDRGSDHVEVGWRAFLPGLKFEVIGSAHISLYTDESALKMDHVAHVPQSPASHVGGRLLQEEPRADMLRPDPRDTFFLTPRVEPWSLENVLEPCTYAPTYVVKDFPIARYQGLQFVYLSFVYPNDHTRLTHMETDNKCFYRESPLYLERFGFYKYMKMDREEGEEDEEEEVQRRAFLFLNPDDFLDDEDDGELLDGPEPTEAPGTQGGRRLAAPTEAPATPALPTPPAPVGRPTPRRSRALSWAVRPLPLFWGRAPPPRPAAAAERPPKVYVTRVRPGLRVPPQAPAPLSPRGPPRPPFPGVFLRPRPLPRVQLRARPRPPRARGRRTGGPQAAKLRPPAPAPTTQGSREGQAREPGLTAPTTDSNYSSEAQPVTSFLSLSQVPGENEEEEEGDDEEGAQGEEAALEDSEEKAGAVRGRWQEDAVNWQRTFSVGSVDFEVLRSDWNDLRCNVSGNLQLQEAEAVDVVAQYMERLNARHGGRYALLRIVNVEKRRDSARGSRFLLELELQERGGRRLRLSEYVFLRLPRVRAGDTDGDGESPEPAPAVSPAASVHPDGRPELCRPLRLAWRQDVMVHFIVPVKNQARWVVQFLADMAALHIRTGDSRFSVILVDFESDDMDVERALRAAPLPRYQYLRRSGNFERSAGLQAGVAAVEDASSIVFLCDLHIHFPPSILDGIRKHCVEGKLAFAPVVMRLGCGSSPGDPHGYWEVNGFGLFGIYKSDFDRVGGMNTEEFRDQWGGEDWELLDRQGWRWSGSECGTSTTTSTPSAGCGACTAARPPARRPLEDQRPSPPRLLSCRGSWRPGSEPGPWGPSGALPGAQPPPVPAPLWPPRLLPPLWPPPPRREAAVVAGGAWACPPRPVR, encoded by the exons ATGCCGTGGTTCCCGGTGAAGAAGATCCGCAAACAGATCAAGCTGCTGCTTTTGCTGCTGCTGCTCACCTGCGCCGCGTGGCTCACGTACGTGCACCTGAGCCTGGTGCGCCAGGGCCGCGCGCTGCGCCAGCGGCTGGGCTACGGGCGAG ATGGTGAGAAGCTGAGCGGTGTGACAGATGGCCGGGGCATCCGGGCTGCACTGTCCACACAGAGGGCAGAGGACTCCAGCGAGAGCCGTGAGGAGGAGCGGGTG CCCGAAGGTCGGGACCCAGACGCGCTGTTTCCCTGGGGGGCTGGAAGGCCACTGTCGCTCAACCTCACCCGTCAGGCGCCCTCGTGGcgggaggag ACTCGCACCACCGTGAAGAAGCTGGCTGTGTCCCCCAAGTGGAAGAACTACGGCCTCCGGATTTTCGGCTTCATCCACCCGGCGAGAGATG GAGATGTCCAGTTCTCCGTGGCTTCGGATGACAACTCTGAGTTCTGGCTGAGCCCAACCGAGAGCCCGGCGGGTGCCCAGCTGGTGGCCTTTGTGGGCAAG ACTGGTTCGGAGTGGACAGCACCTGGAGAATTCACCAAGTTCAGCTCCCAGGTGTCCAAGCCCAGGCG GCTCATGGCCTCCCGGAGGTACTACTTTGAGCTACTGCACAAGCAGGATGACCGCGGCTCGGACCACGTGGAAGTGGGC TGGCGAGCCTTCCTGCCGGGTCTGAAGTTCGAGGTCATAGGCTCTGCTCACATCTCCCTGTATACAG ATGAGTCAGCCCTGAAGATGGACCACGTGGCCCACGTGCCCCAGTCTCCAGCCAGCCACGTTGGGGGGCGCCTGCTGCAGGAGGAGCCCAGAGCTGACATGCTGCGGCCCGATCCCCGAGACACCTTCTTCCTCA CGCCTCGGGTGGAGCCCTGGAGTCTGGAGAATGTGCTGGAGCCCTGCACCTACGCCCCCACCTACGTCGTCAAGGACTTTCCCATCGCAAGATACCAGGGACTGCAGTTT GTGTACCTGTCCTTCGTTTATCCCAATGACCACACACGCCTGACTCACATGGAGACGGACAACAAGTGCTTCTACCGCGAGTCGCCGCTGTATCTGGAAAG gtTTGGGTTCTACAAATACATGAAGATGGAccgggaggagggggaggaagacgAAGAGGAGGAGGTGCAGCGCCGAGCCTTCCTCTTCCTCAACCCAGACG ACTTCCTGGACGACGAGGACGATGGGGAGCTGCTCGACGGTCCTGAGCCCACCGAGGCGCCCGGAACGCAGGGCGGCCGCCGGCTCGCGGCCCCCACCGAGGCCCCGGCCACTCCCGCCCTGCCAACGCCTCCCGCCCCCGTGGGCCGGCCGACCCCCCGGCGCTCACGGGCGCTGAGCTGGGCCGTCCGCCCCCTTCCCCTCTTCTGGGGACGCGCACCTCCCCCCCGCCCAGCAGCCGCGGCCGAGCGGCCCCCGAAGGTGTATGTCACGCGGGTGCGGCCGGGACTGCGGGTCCCGCCCCAGGCCCCGGCACCGCTCAGCCCACGCGGCCCTCCCCGGCCACCTTTCCCTGGCGTCTTCCTGCGCCCCAGACCCCTACCCAGGGTGCAGCTGCGCGCGCGCCCACGCCCACCCCGGGCTCGAGGCCGCAGGACCGGCGGCCCCCAGGCTGCAAAGCTGAGGCCCCCGGCCCCGGCGCCGACCACCCAGGGGAGCCGAGAGGGCCAGGCACGCGAGCCGGGACTCACGGCCCCCACCACGGACTCGAACTATTCGTCCGAAGCGCAGCCCGTGACCTCCTTCCTGAGCTTGTCCCAGGTGCCCGGggagaatgaggaagaggaggaaggggacgACGAGGAAGGGGCGCAGGGCGAAGAGGCTGCATTGGAGGACAGCGAAGAGAAGGCCGGCGCGGTGCGCGGCCGCTGGCAGGAGGACGCTGTCAACTGGCAGCGCACGTTCAGCGTGGGCAGCGTGGACTTCGAGGTGCTGCGCTCGGACTGGAACGACCTGCGCTGCAATGTGTCGGGGAATCTGCAGCTGCAGGAGGCCGAGGCCGTGGACGTGGTGGCTCAGTACATGGAGCGTCTCAACGCGCGCCATGGAGG GCGGTACGCTCTTCTGCGCATCGTGAACGTGGAGAAGCGCCGGGACTCGGCGCGGGGAAGCCGTTTCCTCCTGGAGCTGGAGCTCCAGGAGCGCGGTGGGCGCCGGCTGCGCCTGTCTGAGTACGTCTTCCTGCGCCTGCCCCGGGTACGTGCCGGCGACACAGATGGAGACGGGGAGAGTCCTGAGCCCGCTCCAGCTGTCTCCCCAGCCGCCTCCGTGCACCCCGACGGCCGCCCGGAGCTGTGCCGGCCACTGCGCCTGGCCTGGCGCCAGGATGTGATGGTGCACTTCATCGTGCCAG TGAAGAACCAGGCGCGCTGGGTGGTACAGTTCCTGGCAGACATGGCTGCGCTGCACATCCGTACAGGGGACTCTCGCTTCAGTGTCATCCTGGTGGACTTTGAGAGCGATGACATGGATGTGGAGAGGGCCCTCCGCGCGGCGCCACTGCCCAG atACCAATACCTAAGGCGAAGCGGGAACTTTGAGCGCTCCGCGGGGTTGCAAGCTGGAGTGGCCGCGGTGGAG GATGCCAGCAGCATCGTTTTCCTCTGCGACCTGCACATCCACTTCCCCCCCAGCATCCTGGATGGCATCCGCAAGCACTGCGTGGAGGGCAAGCTGGCCTTTGCGCCTGTGGTCATGCGGCTGGGCTGCGGGAGCTCGCCAGGGGACCCTCACG GTTACTGGGAGGTGAACGGCTTCGGCCTCTTCGGGATCTACAAGTCCGACTTCGACCGCGTTGGAGGCATGAACACCGAGGAGTTCCGGGACCAGTGGGGAGGCGAGGACTGGGAACTTTTGGACAG gcagggctggaggtggAGCGGCTCCGAGTGCGGAACTTCTACCACCACTTCCACTCCAAGCGCGGGATGTGGGGCGTGCACAGCCGCAAGGCCGCCCGCAAGGAGGCCCCTTGAGGACCAGCGACCCTCCCCGCCCCGGCTGCTGTCCTGCCGTGGCAGCTGGAGGCCAGGCTCTGAGCCTGGACCCTGGGGACCCAGCGGGGCTCTTCCGGGGGCACAGCCACCACCCGTGCCTGCCCCTCTCTGGCCCCCCAGGCTGCTGCCCCCTCTgtggccgccccccccccgcagAGAGGCGGCCGTCGTAGCCGGCGGGGCCTGGGCTTGCCCCCCACGCCCTGTGCGATGA
- the B4GALNT4 gene encoding N-acetyl-beta-glucosaminyl-glycoprotein 4-beta-N-acetylgalactosaminyltransferase 1 isoform X3: protein MPWFPVKKIRKQIKLLLLLLLLTCAAWLTYVHLSLVRQGRALRQRLGYGRDGEKLSGVTDGRGIRAALSTQRAEDSSESREEERVPEGRDPDALFPWGAGRPLSLNLTRQAPSWREEYKGQVNLHVFEDWCGGAVGHLRRNLHFPLFPHTRTTVKKLAVSPKWKNYGLRIFGFIHPARDGDVQFSVASDDNSEFWLSPTESPAGAQLVAFVGKTGSEWTAPGEFTKFSSQVSKPRRLMASRRYYFELLHKQDDRGSDHVEVGWRAFLPGLKFEVIGSAHISLYTDESALKMDHVAHVPQSPASHVGGRLLQEEPRADMLRPDPRDTFFLTPRVEPWSLENVLEPCTYAPTYVVKDFPIARYQGLQFVYLSFVYPNDHTRLTHMETDNKCFYRESPLYLERFGFYKYMKMDREEGEEDEEEEVQRRAFLFLNPDDFLDDEDDGELLDGPEPTEAPGTQGGRRLAAPTEAPATPALPTPPAPVGRPTPRRSRALSWAVRPLPLFWGRAPPPRPAAAAERPPKVYVTRVRPGLRVPPQAPAPLSPRGPPRPPFPGVFLRPRPLPRVQLRARPRPPRARGRRTGGPQAAKLRPPAPAPTTQGSREGQAREPGLTAPTTDSNYSSEAQPVTSFLSLSQVPGENEEEEEGDDEEGAQGEEAALEDSEEKAGAVRGRWQEDAVNWQRTFSVGSVDFEVLRSDWNDLRCNVSGNLQLQEAEAVDVVAQYMERLNARHGGRYALLRIVNVEKRRDSARGSRFLLELELQERGGRRLRLSEYVFLRLPRVRAGDTDGDGESPEPAPAVSPAASVHPDGRPELCRPLRLAWRQDVMVHFIVPVKNQARWVVQFLADMAALHIRTGDSRFSVILVDFESDDMDVERALRAAPLPRYQYLRRSGNFERSAGLQAGVAAVEDASSIVFLCDLHIHFPPSILDGIRKHCVEGKLAFAPVVMRLGCGSSPGDPHGYWEVNGFGLFGIYKSDFDRVGGMNTEEFRDQWGGEDWELLDRVLQAGLEVERLRVRNFYHHFHSKRGMWGVHSRKAARKEAP from the exons ATGCCGTGGTTCCCGGTGAAGAAGATCCGCAAACAGATCAAGCTGCTGCTTTTGCTGCTGCTGCTCACCTGCGCCGCGTGGCTCACGTACGTGCACCTGAGCCTGGTGCGCCAGGGCCGCGCGCTGCGCCAGCGGCTGGGCTACGGGCGAG ATGGTGAGAAGCTGAGCGGTGTGACAGATGGCCGGGGCATCCGGGCTGCACTGTCCACACAGAGGGCAGAGGACTCCAGCGAGAGCCGTGAGGAGGAGCGGGTG CCCGAAGGTCGGGACCCAGACGCGCTGTTTCCCTGGGGGGCTGGAAGGCCACTGTCGCTCAACCTCACCCGTCAGGCGCCCTCGTGGcgggaggag tacAAGGGGCAGGTGAACCTGCACGTGTTCGAGGACTGGTGCGGGGGCGCCGTGGGCCATCTGAGGAGGAACTTGCACTTCCCGCTCTTCCCTCAT ACTCGCACCACCGTGAAGAAGCTGGCTGTGTCCCCCAAGTGGAAGAACTACGGCCTCCGGATTTTCGGCTTCATCCACCCGGCGAGAGATG GAGATGTCCAGTTCTCCGTGGCTTCGGATGACAACTCTGAGTTCTGGCTGAGCCCAACCGAGAGCCCGGCGGGTGCCCAGCTGGTGGCCTTTGTGGGCAAG ACTGGTTCGGAGTGGACAGCACCTGGAGAATTCACCAAGTTCAGCTCCCAGGTGTCCAAGCCCAGGCG GCTCATGGCCTCCCGGAGGTACTACTTTGAGCTACTGCACAAGCAGGATGACCGCGGCTCGGACCACGTGGAAGTGGGC TGGCGAGCCTTCCTGCCGGGTCTGAAGTTCGAGGTCATAGGCTCTGCTCACATCTCCCTGTATACAG ATGAGTCAGCCCTGAAGATGGACCACGTGGCCCACGTGCCCCAGTCTCCAGCCAGCCACGTTGGGGGGCGCCTGCTGCAGGAGGAGCCCAGAGCTGACATGCTGCGGCCCGATCCCCGAGACACCTTCTTCCTCA CGCCTCGGGTGGAGCCCTGGAGTCTGGAGAATGTGCTGGAGCCCTGCACCTACGCCCCCACCTACGTCGTCAAGGACTTTCCCATCGCAAGATACCAGGGACTGCAGTTT GTGTACCTGTCCTTCGTTTATCCCAATGACCACACACGCCTGACTCACATGGAGACGGACAACAAGTGCTTCTACCGCGAGTCGCCGCTGTATCTGGAAAG gtTTGGGTTCTACAAATACATGAAGATGGAccgggaggagggggaggaagacgAAGAGGAGGAGGTGCAGCGCCGAGCCTTCCTCTTCCTCAACCCAGACG ACTTCCTGGACGACGAGGACGATGGGGAGCTGCTCGACGGTCCTGAGCCCACCGAGGCGCCCGGAACGCAGGGCGGCCGCCGGCTCGCGGCCCCCACCGAGGCCCCGGCCACTCCCGCCCTGCCAACGCCTCCCGCCCCCGTGGGCCGGCCGACCCCCCGGCGCTCACGGGCGCTGAGCTGGGCCGTCCGCCCCCTTCCCCTCTTCTGGGGACGCGCACCTCCCCCCCGCCCAGCAGCCGCGGCCGAGCGGCCCCCGAAGGTGTATGTCACGCGGGTGCGGCCGGGACTGCGGGTCCCGCCCCAGGCCCCGGCACCGCTCAGCCCACGCGGCCCTCCCCGGCCACCTTTCCCTGGCGTCTTCCTGCGCCCCAGACCCCTACCCAGGGTGCAGCTGCGCGCGCGCCCACGCCCACCCCGGGCTCGAGGCCGCAGGACCGGCGGCCCCCAGGCTGCAAAGCTGAGGCCCCCGGCCCCGGCGCCGACCACCCAGGGGAGCCGAGAGGGCCAGGCACGCGAGCCGGGACTCACGGCCCCCACCACGGACTCGAACTATTCGTCCGAAGCGCAGCCCGTGACCTCCTTCCTGAGCTTGTCCCAGGTGCCCGGggagaatgaggaagaggaggaaggggacgACGAGGAAGGGGCGCAGGGCGAAGAGGCTGCATTGGAGGACAGCGAAGAGAAGGCCGGCGCGGTGCGCGGCCGCTGGCAGGAGGACGCTGTCAACTGGCAGCGCACGTTCAGCGTGGGCAGCGTGGACTTCGAGGTGCTGCGCTCGGACTGGAACGACCTGCGCTGCAATGTGTCGGGGAATCTGCAGCTGCAGGAGGCCGAGGCCGTGGACGTGGTGGCTCAGTACATGGAGCGTCTCAACGCGCGCCATGGAGG GCGGTACGCTCTTCTGCGCATCGTGAACGTGGAGAAGCGCCGGGACTCGGCGCGGGGAAGCCGTTTCCTCCTGGAGCTGGAGCTCCAGGAGCGCGGTGGGCGCCGGCTGCGCCTGTCTGAGTACGTCTTCCTGCGCCTGCCCCGGGTACGTGCCGGCGACACAGATGGAGACGGGGAGAGTCCTGAGCCCGCTCCAGCTGTCTCCCCAGCCGCCTCCGTGCACCCCGACGGCCGCCCGGAGCTGTGCCGGCCACTGCGCCTGGCCTGGCGCCAGGATGTGATGGTGCACTTCATCGTGCCAG TGAAGAACCAGGCGCGCTGGGTGGTACAGTTCCTGGCAGACATGGCTGCGCTGCACATCCGTACAGGGGACTCTCGCTTCAGTGTCATCCTGGTGGACTTTGAGAGCGATGACATGGATGTGGAGAGGGCCCTCCGCGCGGCGCCACTGCCCAG atACCAATACCTAAGGCGAAGCGGGAACTTTGAGCGCTCCGCGGGGTTGCAAGCTGGAGTGGCCGCGGTGGAG GATGCCAGCAGCATCGTTTTCCTCTGCGACCTGCACATCCACTTCCCCCCCAGCATCCTGGATGGCATCCGCAAGCACTGCGTGGAGGGCAAGCTGGCCTTTGCGCCTGTGGTCATGCGGCTGGGCTGCGGGAGCTCGCCAGGGGACCCTCACG GTTACTGGGAGGTGAACGGCTTCGGCCTCTTCGGGATCTACAAGTCCGACTTCGACCGCGTTGGAGGCATGAACACCGAGGAGTTCCGGGACCAGTGGGGAGGCGAGGACTGGGAACTTTTGGACAG GGTCctgcaggcagggctggaggtggAGCGGCTCCGAGTGCGGAACTTCTACCACCACTTCCACTCCAAGCGCGGGATGTGGGGCGTGCACAGCCGCAAGGCCGCCCGCAAGGAGGCCCCTTGA